From the genome of Scytonema hofmannii PCC 7110:
AGGTAATTTTCTACTGCTATATAATGGTCAAGTTGCTCAATTGGAACTTCATCTAAATTGATATTCCAACTAGCGAAAAGTACATTACCTAGTTCTTTAAAGTTAGTAACCATCTCAATTTAGCCCTATGCTTCCTCACTCAATAATTGTTTTTCCAACCCCTGACACTCTTGTGCTAGCGGTATACCTAACTTTGTAGCGATGGCTAAAGCCTGATTGCAGTACTCAAGGGCACGAGTGCGATCGCCTAATTTTTGATACAGTTCTGCCAAGTTTCTGAAAGCATAAGCTTTAGTGTATTGCTCGCCAATTTCTCCGCAAATCTCCAGTGCTTCTTGCAAATTTTCTTGGGCTTGTGAATATTGCTCAAGTTTTATGA
Proteins encoded in this window:
- a CDS encoding tetratricopeptide repeat protein; protein product: NSLLCLGICYHSLTDYLQAIDYCQQGLTIARLIGNPHIEGRALCCLGGTFIKLEQYSQAQENLQEALEICGEIGEQYTKAYAFRNLAELYQKLGDRTRALEYCNQALAIATKLGIPLAQECQGLEKQLLSEEA